The Coffea arabica cultivar ET-39 chromosome 1e, Coffea Arabica ET-39 HiFi, whole genome shotgun sequence genome has a window encoding:
- the LOC140016095 gene encoding zinc finger BED domain-containing protein RICESLEEPER 2-like translates to MTYPNSVTIEENSDTGSSSDSIKETGHTNQQPQCPETSAIGKKKLPPKAIIDVPGKKRRLTSEVWDYFNFIPKKDPNEELKCKCKKCGNEYSVESKSGTGNLHRHIKKCLKMTTKDIGQYLITSDKGALGTRNAQFSQDKFRELLVHAIVRHELPFSFVEYEGIKNVLTYLEPQIKHITRNTAKSDIKKLHAREINRLGSELRGCPSRICLTSDAWTSIVTDGYLSLTAHFIDSNWLLQKKILNFSYMPPPHNGVALAEKIYSLASSWGVEKKLFSITLDNASTNDSCVAILKNQLKLKNSLVCDGMLFHVRCCAHILNLIVQDGLKEIDKSVELIRECVKYVKGSQTRKLRFTECITQTSLDSKKALVQDVPTRWNSTYRMLSSALYYRLAFGHLQLSDSNFRCCPSLEEWERVEKICGFLQLSEECNSSDDFMRRIGSQMFVKFNKYWSEYNLLLAIAVVFDPRYKFQFIEFSYNKLYGPGSNELVKIRNALFDVYNEYVKTFNIPGASSSCSRGSNEVYSHGSKDQEDNQSFDVLEV, encoded by the exons ATGACATATCCAAATTCAGTCACTATTGAAGAAAATAGTGATACCGGGAGCAGTAGTGATAGCATCAAGGAAACAGGCCACACCAACCAGCAACCTCAATGCCCGGAGACTAGTGCAATTGGAAAAAAGAAGTTACCTCCAAAAGCTATTATTGATGTGCCTGGCAAGAAGAGGAGATTAACTTCAGAAGTTTGGGATTACTTCAACTTTATTCCCAAAAAGGATCCAAATGAAGAGTTAAAGTGCAAATGCAAGAAATGTGGGAATGAATATTCTGTTGAGAGTAAAAGTGGAACAGGTAATTTGCATCGACATATAAAGAAGTGTTTGAAAATGACAACAAAGGACATTGGGCAGTACCTAATCACTTCTGACAAAGGTGCTTTAGGCACACGAAATGCACAATTCAGTCAAGATAAATTCAGAGAATTACTTGTGCATGCTATAGTAAGACATGAACTGCCATTTTCATTCGTGGAGTATGAGGGGATAAAAAATGTTCTTACATATTTGGAACCCCAAATTAAACATATCACTAGGAATACAGCCAAGTCGGATATTAAAAAATTGCATGCAAGAGAAATTAATAGACTTGGTAGTGAATTGCGTGGATGTCCTAGTCGAATATGTTTAACTTCTGATGCATGGACATCTATTGTGACTGATGGATATTTAAGTTTGACTGCACATTTCATTGATAGCAATTGGCTGCTACAGaaaaaaattctgaattttTCTTATATGCCTCCTCCTCATAATGGTGTTGCCTTGGCTGAAAAAATTTACAGCTTGGCTAGTAGTTGGGGTGTTGAAAAGAAATTATTTTCCATCACATTAGACAATGCTTCTACAAATGATTCTTGTGTTGCAATACTTAAGAATCAGCTTAAGTTGAAAAATTCTTTGGTTTGTGATGGTATGTTGTTTCATGTGCGCTGTTGTGCACATATTCTCAACCTGATTGTGCAAGATGGTTTGAAAGAAATTGATAAATCTGTGGAGTTAATAAGAGAATGTGTCAAATATGTCAAGGGTTCTCAAACAAGGAAGTTAAGGTTCACCGAATGTATAACACAGACTTCTCTTGATTCCAAGAAAGCTTTAGTTCAAGATGTTCCTACTAGGTGGAACTCCACATATAGGATGCTGTCCAGTGCACTTTATTATCGCCTTGCATTTGGTCACTTACAACTAAGTGATTCAAATTTTCGATGCTGTCCATCTCTTGAAGAATGGGAAAGAGTTGAAAAAATTTGTGGCTTTCTTCAA CTGTCTGAGGAGTGCAATAGTTCAGATGATTTTATGAGGAGGATTGGTTCCCAAATGTTTGTGAAGTTTAATAAATATTGGTCCGAGTACAATCTCTTGTTGGCAATTGCTGTGGTATTTGATCCTcggtataaatttcaatttattgaatttagttATAATAAGTTGTATGGCCCGGGGTCTAATGAATTAGTCAAGATCAGAAATGCACTTTTTGATGTCTATAATGAGTATGTGAAGACTTTCAACATACCCGGTGCATCGTCTTCATGCTCTCGAGGCAGCAATGAAGTATATTCTCATGGATCCAAGGACCAAGAAGACAACCAATCATTTGATGTTTTAGAGgtatga